The Paenibacillus uliginis N3/975 genome has a window encoding:
- a CDS encoding beta-glucosidase family protein, whose product MKKLDMKGWKQMNASINDLIKEMTLTEKASLCAGLNMWMTKGIERLNIPPVHMYDGTNGIRKTNSDEEMGITTENIPATCYPTGSAIGSSWNTELLHEVGVALGNESIEMGVELLLGPGINMKRTPLGGRNFEYYSEDPCLTGELGAAFIKGLQSKGVGASLKHFACNNQEFEKMVTSSEVDERTLREIYLSAFERIIKKADPWTIMCSYNLLNGTYTSENEHLLNDILRKEWGYEGVVLSDWTAVNDRIRGLKAGLDLEMPGPAYYNTNAIIEAVESGVLTEEQLDKSVARILKLVERVTGSEGSAPTSRMDYHTLARKAAAESIVLLKNENGILPIQLASTKSIAVIGRFASKPRIQGAGSAKVTSTRIDIPLEEMKELAGASVELSYAEGYLEDDSINEEMIKESASLAARSDVAVIFVGQPEYAESEMRDLKGIDLPKQQILLIQAIAAVQPKCIVVSSSGSALAMRPWVQHVPGVIHSWLSGQGMGKAIAEILFGQTNPSGKLSETFPVKLSDNPSHMRIRGENGKLYYREGLFVGYRYYDRKELAPQFPFGHGLSYTSFAYKDMKVAQMETGVTISFWLENIGNRSGKEVIQLYVHDEECKWTRPEKELKAFAKIELAPGEKKEVVFELEERDFAYYNTKYNRWVAESGYFQIALGSSSRDIRITERLYCDFGKEEISFHKFSLLSDWISDQTAKSVLEECLDEMNRHVIDKVYLNEEFIGFWEDFPVIKIFQMFGQSWMVDRSPDDIIEELISRVHQRRFAK is encoded by the coding sequence ATGAAGAAGCTTGACATGAAAGGGTGGAAACAAATGAATGCATCTATTAACGATTTGATAAAGGAAATGACACTTACTGAAAAAGCATCCCTCTGCGCGGGATTAAATATGTGGATGACCAAGGGGATTGAGAGACTCAACATTCCGCCTGTTCATATGTATGACGGAACGAATGGTATTCGCAAAACGAACAGTGACGAAGAAATGGGGATCACCACGGAAAATATTCCTGCCACTTGTTATCCCACAGGATCAGCAATCGGTTCTTCCTGGAACACTGAACTGCTGCATGAAGTCGGGGTCGCACTCGGGAATGAATCAATTGAAATGGGGGTAGAGTTGCTGCTCGGCCCAGGAATCAACATGAAGCGGACTCCGCTTGGAGGAAGGAATTTTGAATATTACTCGGAAGATCCTTGCCTGACAGGTGAACTCGGCGCTGCCTTTATCAAGGGCCTTCAAAGCAAAGGAGTTGGAGCTTCGCTTAAACACTTTGCTTGCAACAATCAGGAATTTGAAAAAATGGTGACTAGTTCGGAGGTGGATGAGCGGACTTTGCGAGAAATATATTTAAGCGCCTTCGAACGGATTATTAAAAAAGCGGATCCCTGGACAATCATGTGCTCCTACAACTTGCTTAATGGAACGTATACAAGTGAAAACGAACATTTATTAAACGATATTTTGAGAAAAGAGTGGGGATACGAAGGGGTAGTGCTATCAGACTGGACGGCCGTCAATGACCGGATCCGTGGGCTTAAAGCTGGACTTGATCTCGAAATGCCGGGACCTGCCTACTATAATACGAATGCTATTATCGAAGCAGTTGAGAGTGGGGTTCTTACTGAAGAGCAGCTTGATAAAAGCGTTGCCCGTATTCTAAAGCTTGTTGAACGTGTAACCGGAAGTGAAGGATCTGCTCCGACTTCTCGTATGGATTATCATACTCTGGCACGAAAAGCTGCAGCGGAAAGCATCGTGCTTCTGAAGAATGAGAACGGTATTCTTCCGATACAGCTTGCATCAACCAAGTCCATTGCGGTTATTGGTCGGTTTGCCAGCAAGCCAAGAATCCAAGGAGCCGGCAGCGCTAAAGTTACGTCTACACGCATCGATATCCCTTTGGAAGAAATGAAGGAGTTGGCGGGAGCTTCCGTTGAGCTGAGCTATGCTGAAGGCTATCTGGAAGATGACTCCATCAATGAGGAGATGATCAAGGAGAGTGCGTCATTGGCCGCAAGATCAGATGTTGCAGTCATATTCGTTGGCCAGCCAGAATACGCCGAATCTGAAATGCGTGACTTAAAGGGAATTGATTTGCCTAAGCAACAGATCCTGCTAATTCAAGCGATTGCAGCCGTTCAACCTAAATGTATTGTGGTGTCAAGCAGCGGTTCAGCCTTGGCGATGCGTCCCTGGGTTCAGCATGTTCCTGGCGTTATTCACTCTTGGCTTTCCGGACAAGGCATGGGCAAAGCGATTGCTGAAATCTTGTTTGGACAGACGAACCCATCCGGCAAACTGTCCGAGACCTTTCCAGTAAAACTTTCAGATAATCCTTCACATATGCGTATTCGTGGGGAGAATGGCAAGTTATATTATCGTGAAGGGCTGTTCGTCGGCTACAGATACTACGATCGAAAAGAACTTGCTCCACAGTTTCCATTTGGCCATGGCTTATCCTACACTTCATTTGCGTATAAGGATATGAAAGTGGCTCAGATGGAGACAGGTGTTACAATCTCTTTCTGGTTGGAGAATATCGGAAATAGGAGCGGGAAGGAGGTAATTCAACTTTACGTGCACGACGAAGAATGCAAATGGACGCGTCCAGAGAAAGAATTGAAGGCATTTGCCAAAATCGAGTTAGCTCCTGGGGAAAAGAAGGAGGTTGTTTTTGAACTTGAAGAGAGAGACTTTGCCTATTACAATACAAAATATAACCGCTGGGTAGCGGAGAGTGGTTACTTCCAAATTGCGCTTGGCAGTTCTTCTCGTGATATCAGAATCACGGAGCGCCTGTACTGTGATTTTGGGAAGGAAGAAATATCATTTCACAAGTTCAGCTTACTCAGCGATTGGATCAGCGACCAAACCGCTAAATCAGTTTTGGAAGAATGCTTGGATGAGATGAACCGGCACGTCATAGACAAGGTTTATCTCAATGAAGAGTTCATCGGATTTTGGGAAGACTTCCCTGTCATTAAGATTTTTCAGATGTTTGGTCAAAGCTGGATGGTTGACCGGTCACCAGATGACATCATTGAAGAACTTATAAGTCGAGTCCATCAGAGACGCTTTGCCAAATGA
- a CDS encoding PTS sugar transporter subunit IIC — protein MKRFMKWMTESFAPRLEAITNNIWIASIQEAIMVAIPMIFIGSIITLISILQDFIPGMPDLSPITTFSFGLLGLFIVFLTPYTVMEKKERHKIKLLAGMTGISLFIMLLNPTINEDGTIQFILERFGPSGMVTALIVGVFVAVIMNVCTKISFFKKGSSMPEFIMDWFDFLVPIALILGTGWVLVYQLHFDIFGLIVGVFEPINAMGQSLFGFILFNFIGVVLYSFGVSPWVLMPIWYAIWIPAIEENAALVAQGLDPVNINTFETFFSGWLGIGGMGATLPLVIWFLFARSKKLKAIGKATLIPSLFNINEPVVYGAPIAFNPLLMVPMWINGLITPIVVYLALDMGLAQIPSKIFQLWYTPIGVSTYIMSGFNGLILLAVVLLIVFVVWFPFFKLYDAQELKKEQELHEEA, from the coding sequence ATGAAGCGTTTCATGAAATGGATGACGGAATCTTTTGCACCAAGATTGGAGGCGATTACAAATAATATTTGGATAGCATCGATTCAAGAAGCCATTATGGTTGCGATACCAATGATTTTTATTGGCTCTATTATTACGTTGATTTCTATTTTGCAAGACTTTATTCCTGGAATGCCGGATTTATCACCAATCACAACCTTCAGCTTCGGTCTTCTCGGTTTGTTTATTGTATTTCTAACGCCTTATACCGTCATGGAAAAAAAGGAGCGTCACAAAATCAAGCTGCTCGCGGGAATGACCGGAATATCTTTATTCATCATGCTGCTTAATCCAACAATAAACGAGGACGGTACCATCCAGTTCATTCTTGAGCGTTTCGGTCCTTCGGGTATGGTTACGGCACTGATTGTAGGCGTCTTCGTCGCGGTTATAATGAATGTCTGCACAAAGATTTCTTTCTTTAAAAAAGGTTCTTCCATGCCAGAGTTTATTATGGATTGGTTTGACTTCCTGGTACCGATTGCCTTGATACTGGGCACAGGTTGGGTTCTTGTATATCAGCTTCACTTTGACATTTTTGGACTTATCGTGGGCGTGTTCGAACCTATTAATGCCATGGGGCAAAGCCTGTTTGGTTTTATTCTTTTCAATTTTATTGGGGTTGTGTTGTATTCCTTTGGGGTCAGCCCATGGGTTCTGATGCCAATATGGTATGCCATATGGATTCCAGCGATCGAGGAAAATGCCGCATTGGTGGCTCAGGGCCTGGATCCGGTCAACATTAATACATTTGAAACTTTCTTCTCCGGATGGCTTGGAATCGGAGGGATGGGTGCAACGTTGCCGCTTGTCATCTGGTTCCTGTTTGCCAGATCCAAAAAGCTGAAAGCCATTGGTAAAGCAACTTTAATTCCTTCCTTGTTCAATATTAACGAGCCTGTTGTATACGGGGCGCCAATCGCGTTCAATCCACTTTTGATGGTGCCCATGTGGATTAACGGTCTAATAACACCCATTGTCGTTTATTTGGCTCTTGATATGGGGTTAGCTCAAATTCCAAGTAAAATCTTTCAGCTGTGGTATACACCGATCGGTGTATCGACTTACATTATGTCCGGATTTAACGGACTGATTCTGCTCGCCGTCGTCTTGCTGATTGTGTTTGTCGTATGGTTTCCGTTTTTTAAACTGTATGATGCGCAGGAGCTAAAGAAAGAGCAGGAGTTACATGAAGAAGCTTGA
- a CDS encoding 4'-phosphopantetheinyl transferase family protein has translation MPKAAAVKLPETMGMQEYDRSASFISAERRIQIDRFIRKEDANRSLFGELLARAMICRDLGVPNRDVHFVKNNYGKPLLFGHEEFHFNISHSGCWVVMIWDQNAVGIDIEQIQEIDLEIARRFFSPLENKDLISKPESERKEYFYDLWTLKESYIKALGTGLSTPLDSFSIRIKDNDKFMLDPDWESCRFTQFEIDPEYKLSVCSLGNHQPASIQIHDYKDLIDNLA, from the coding sequence ATGCCTAAGGCTGCAGCAGTAAAACTTCCTGAGACGATGGGAATGCAGGAATATGATCGGAGTGCTTCATTTATTTCAGCAGAAAGACGTATCCAAATCGACCGTTTCATCCGAAAAGAAGATGCAAACCGCTCCTTATTCGGTGAACTCCTAGCCAGGGCAATGATTTGCCGGGACCTCGGCGTGCCGAACCGGGACGTTCATTTTGTTAAAAACAATTATGGAAAACCGCTACTGTTCGGGCATGAAGAGTTTCATTTTAATATTTCTCATTCAGGGTGTTGGGTTGTCATGATCTGGGATCAGAACGCCGTGGGCATCGACATTGAACAGATCCAGGAGATTGATCTTGAGATTGCCAGACGGTTCTTCTCCCCTCTTGAGAATAAGGATCTCATATCCAAGCCGGAGTCGGAACGAAAGGAATATTTCTATGATTTGTGGACACTCAAAGAAAGCTATATCAAAGCGTTGGGTACAGGGTTGTCGACTCCGCTAGATTCTTTCAGTATTCGCATAAAGGATAATGACAAATTCATGCTAGATCCGGATTGGGAGTCATGTCGGTTTACACAGTTTGAGATCGACCCTGAGTACAAGCTGTCTGTCTGCTCACTTGGCAATCATCAGCCGGCATCTATACAAATTCACGATTATAAAGATTTGATTGATAATCTGGCCTGA